DNA sequence from the Lagenorhynchus albirostris chromosome 5, mLagAlb1.1, whole genome shotgun sequence genome:
TCTGGTACAAATCACAAGGAATTCCCAAAactcaaaataagaaaacaactcaCTTAAAAGTGggtaaaagatttgaacagaacACTTCCTTAAAGATAGACAGACAgcaaataaacagatgaaaagacaCTTAAGTCATGAGTgaagtacaaattaaaaccacaatgagatataccctgacacacctattagaatatgtaaaattaaaaagagtgaccataccaagtgctggtgaagatgtgcAGCATACACAGCAcaggaatgtaaaattgtaccATCACTTGGGCAGTTTCTTAGAAGTTAAAAGTaagctactgtatgatccagtcattccactcctagatatttacctaagagaaatgagtATTTCTCCAAACAAAGATTGTACACAATTTTCATATCAGCTCTCTTTGGAATGGCcaacaactggaaacaacccaaatctcCATGAGCAGGTGAGTGGATATACAAATGGTGGAACATTCCTGCAATGTCTCATTACTCAGCCCCAAAAGGAATAACCATTGATAAACGCATCAGCACCTGGTCAACCAAAATGAATTAAgctgagtgagagaagccagacaaaaCGTACACACccacgattccatttatataaattacaggaaatgCAAACTGATCTAGTGATAGAGCAGATGAGTGCTTGCCTGGGGATGGGGATCAGAGGGGATGGATTGCAAACGGGAAACTCTGGGGTATTTACTATCAATACTTTgaggtggtgatggtttcacgggTGTATACAAATGTCAAAATGTATCAAACTTGAGTATGTGGTTTACTGTATATCAATTACACCAcagtaaagctgttataaaacCCCTAAGGATGGCTCAATCCCCACATTGCCTACGCGCCTTGGACGCCCATGCATGGACCCTAAGACGCGAGGtggaggagtgggggtggggatatggggggtgggcaggaagaGACCCAGGTGGGCGGAGACCTAACTCCATTAACGCTTTGGCAGCCACTGGCACCATACCTGAGACAGACGCTCTGGGGCTTCGCGGGTACCCGAGGGTCTCCAacttccccgcccccgcccccgcctcccacATCCTGGCACCAAagccaggggtggggctggacaCGGGCAGGGGCGGGGCTCTGGGGGGggttccccccaccaccccgcccaCAGCTCAGGAGACACACTCCTGTCTAAATTCCTGATCCCAGGCCCGACTCACGCCTTCCCACAAGCTAggctcccaggccccgccccgtGTAGCCTCTACGGCCCCGCCCAAGGCCACACCCTTCGTCCTCaggaccccctccccccatcgTCCAGGCCCCGCCCCACTCAAGGCTCCGGCCAGACCTCGCCTTGGCCCCACCGCCCATCTTTAGGCCCCGCGATGTCCTGGCCGCGTCCTGCCACACAAGCTCCGCCCATGCCCCGCCCCTAATTCTCAGGTCCTGCTGTCGTTCAGGCCCAGCCCCTCTCCGGACTCCGCCCCGCCCCACAGCTCCGCCCCAGACtccgcccaggccccgccccgggAGCGCAGACCGAGCCGCGTGTGTACCCAGCGGCCGCGGACTTGGGCGTAGGCCTTCGGGTCGCCGCCGCCCTCCAGGCGTGGCGCCGGCTCGGACTCCGAGCGGCAGAGAGCCTCATGCACAGCAGCCTCTGGACGCGGCCGCGCAGGTAAAGCTCCCGTCTCATCCCGGAGCGTGGACACCCCCGCCCCCGTCCATCCCCCAGCCGGGAGTCCCGGGGGTCCTTAGGGTCCGGAGCCTGGGGATCCCGAGGTCCGAGGTCTGGGGTCCCCCCGGGGCCCGAGCCCCGCCCGCCCAGGCCCCGCGCGGCCCCGCCACTCCACGCCCAGCGCGGGCCGCGCGCCCAGGGcttggcttttctcttttctcgTTTCCCTTTTTCAAACATAATTGAAATAAAAGGCGCCGACCGCGATGCCGGTGCGGGTGGTTGTTCCCATTAGGGCCGACAGAGAAGAGCTTTAATGTTATAATGGTCAAAGGGATTGTCACAATTAGCAAAGCGCTGAGCTTCTGACAGCAGCCTAGCCCCGCGGGGATGAGGGTGCCGGCTCGGCTCCCAGCGGTGGCCGGCGGTCGCCCTTGCATTCCAGTTCCTTATGAAAACCCTGCAGCCCAGTCTTCCTGCTTTGCAGCCCTGAGTAGCTAGGAGGGGTGGACTCCCATCACCCCGTGCTGTCCAAGCCCCTGACCCCCAAGGTGTGCAGTGGGTGTGTCCAGGGCAGGGTGGCAGTGTTCTCGGTCGGCTTTGCTGGTCACAACCCCCAGCCAGCAGTCAGCACAGCTTTACTCTTCTGGGTGGCGGTGGGAATATCCAGGAGTAAGTCACagaggcccccccacccccggtcaaGTGTGTCCGTTTGGCTGTGACATCTCCCCCAAAGTCAAATGTGCCCCGGGTCCCCAGCCAGGCCACGGCCGGCGACGCTGACTGCTCCTCTCTTTTAGGACCGAAAGAGAACACCGTTCTTCCTGGCACGTGAGGAAGCAGAGTTTCTGTCTGTGTGGGATGGTCCGTTCCGCAGCGGCACCGGGGAGCGGGGAAGCGTGTAGACCGCAGCACTGAGAGCAGCGTGCCATCTGTCCGCAGGTGGTCAGGATGGGCCCCATGGGCAGACAGGGCCCGTCCTCCATGCCGGTCCCCACGGGAGGCTCttgcctcctgcttctcttctGCCTGCGGTTGGGCACCTCTTGCCCGCAGAGCTGCCAGTGCCCTGACCATGCCGGGGCCGTGGCCGTCCATtgcagtgggaggggcctgcaGGAGATCCCCAAGGACATCCCCACTGACGCTGTGCTCCTGAAGCTTGATGCCAACAAGATCGCCCGCATCCCCAACGGAGCCTTCCAGCACCTGAACCAGCTGAGAGAGCTGGACTTGTCTCAGAACGCCATCGAGACCATCGGCCCCGCCGCCTTCTCGGGCCTGGCCGGGGGCCTGCGGCTGCTGGACCTGTCTCACAATCACATCCGCAGGATTCCTAAGGACGCGCTGGGCAAGCTCAGCGCCAAGATACGCCTGTCCCACAACCCCCTGCACTGCGAGTGCGCCCTGCAGGAGGCCCTGTGGGAGCTGAAGCTGGACCCTGACTCGGTGGACGAGATCGCCTGCCACACCGCGGTGCAGGAGGAGTACGTGGGGAAGCCGCTCATCCAGGCCCTCGACTCTGGCGTCAGCTTCTGCAGCGTCCACCACAAGACCACCGACGTGGCCATGCTGCTCACCATGTTCGGCTGGTTCGCCATGGTGATCACCTACGTCGTGTACTACGTGCGCCAGAACCAGGAGGACGCCAGGAGGCACCTGGAGTACCTGAAGTCCCTGCCCAGCACTCCTGTGTCCAAGGACCCCATCAGCCCTGCGCCCTAGTGCCCCATGGCTCGAGCAGGCCGAGGCCCACCTGTCTCCCGTCACTCTTGTAGTAGATGGTGACTGAGTCCCGCCTTCGATGTTCCCCCGGGGAGGGTGACACGGCTGCTTCTGTCCAGTGTTTCACTCTGACAGAGCACTTTCCACAGGACACCTTCAGGTCAGGCAATTCTGCCATCAGACCCAATGACAGATGGGGACACGGGCTCAGAGCAATGGAAGGTCGCGGACAGGAAGTGATCCAGCTGGGATGTAAAACCGGGCCGTCCATCCTGAGACGTCCCTTCCGCGCTGGGAGCCTGCCCCGCGGGGCGCCCGCCTCTGAGCCCCCAGCATTCGGAGAAGAAAGGGTGCGTGCCCATGAGTGAGGCTCCCCGAGGAGGTTGGGTGCGTTTTGTTGGTTGTAGGCACAGGTCGTCCTGCCCCGTGGAACTGGTTTGCCTTTGCTTCCCCAGTATTTCCTGAACACCTCTAACCACCGGGCTCTTTCCACAGCCAAGTGGTAGAGACCGGATTTTTCTTGGGAGATAAGTGGAACATATAACCTTTGAACAACTCTGTCAACTTTGTTTATTCTCAGAATGTTTGTTAAGAGTAACACTTGTACCAAAATTTCAGTCcagtgagaagggaaaaaaaaaaaaacaacccaaaaccaaaaaaattaaaccatGGAGAGAAACCTGAGGAAGGTCCATAGTAGCTCGTCAGGGGGCCATGTTAGCAGCCAGAGAAGTGTGGCCGGTCCCCGATTCCTGCTCCTGCGGCTGTGGCCCGCCCCAGGGAGCCTGTCATCTTGGGTCGCTCCATGCCTTGCTTTTCTACTCACTAAGCAGCTCCTTTGCAGTGGATGGGAGGACCGACCTCTGTTTCAGGGCTGTTGAACAGGCTGCTTCGTTTCCTCCAGCGACGGGGACTCTGTCTCCTTTTCAGCTTTGCTGACAGGACTCTCAGTGCTACGTTACtgctcagttttcttacctaaTTCATGTTCAGGGTAGACTGTACCTCCATCTGTGTAACCCTGATCtgtctttccagttttatttttcatggtcTTTTTGTATGagtgtttatattttaaactacTTCAAATATTTTGGGGGGAAGCAAGTCAGGGGTACATTGCTTATGGATCTAAGGTATAAAGGACAGATGCTTAGAAAGGGTAAAGGTCGAGGGAGGTTTGTACTCGGAAAGTGTCATGGGACTGGCAGTGGGGAACACATTTACGTGTTGATGCAGCGCGTCACAATTTTTCAGTTGTGGTGCGTTAAAAAACAACCAACAGATGCTGCTGCCCTCCCACACCCCAGCGCCGCACCTGCGGTCACCGGGGGCACAGCACGCACAGTGTGAACCGGGGGCTCTGTGCTCTGAGTGTGGGGTGGGCCCTTCTCTGCCCACCGCCCAGACCAGGGTGCaggagtggggggcagggctcAGATGAGGCTGCGAATGGTGCCGGGGTCCTCAGGAAACCAACGGCCCACCCACCCTTCCAGTGGGAACTAAAAACGCCGAGCAGCCGGCCTGGGTGCCGGTCCACTCATGGGACAAACGCCACGGGAGCAGGTACGTGTGGCCGCCGGCTGACCAGCGGGACACGGGCTCTGTGGGTGAATTGGGTCCCCCTTCCCCATGCATCCCGGGGAGCacacagtggggagaggggtccTGCCGCCCAAGGAGCCGTCACCTGGCGGGTTTGCCCGATGGACGTGACCCTGAGTCCCTGGGTCAGGGGAAGAGAGCAGACTGAGGCCTggatggaggtgggggcagaTGTCAGGGTCTTGCCGTTGCGGCTCGTGTCCCATAGGTGCCAGCCAGCCTGGGCACTTTGGGGGGCCCTTTCCTTGCTGCCAGGGAACTCTTCATTTGCTCTTACACAGAACCAGCCCAGAACCTGATGCCAGCCAGATGCTCTTCTGGGGGCGCGCGGGGAGCGAGTGGGGCTTCTTTCCCCCCAGCCTTTGCTGGTACCCAGCGCCCAGCCAGCCTTCCCCCTGGTGTGGGCCTGCCGGGCTCCTGTTCTGCCCTGCTGGGAAGAGGAAGTGGGCCCAGGAGCCCAGAGCACACCCGAGGGCCCACCCCCTCTCATCCCGGGTCCAGAGTCAGGGCGCTGCCGGGCCCCCTGGCCTTTCTGGCCTCCTCGCCCCTCGTGGGGTCTCCCCGGAGAGGATTCCTCCCTCCCAAGCCCAGCAGGACCCGGAAGCTCCTTCCTGCTCATGGCAGCTCCCAGCCCTCGTGTCTGGGAGCCCAGCCCTCCCCTTGcccttttccccctcctcctttcccctgtcttcctctcccctcccctaagGGACTGCTGAAGGCAACGCCCTGCCTGGGCCCACCCGGTTCCTTGCTGCCCTGTGGGAGTGCAGACGCCCATCCCCAGACCCGTGGGCCCTCGGGCTGAccctccacctccagcccagcACCGATGGGCTGGCATGAGCCGGCATCTGCTGTCTTCTAGTTATGTGGAGGCCGGGGTCAAGCCGGGCCCATAGAGGGGACCCTTGTTGACAGTGGTGGGGACACAGCAAAGGGGGTGCCTCAGTCGGGGGGCAGTGGGTGGCGCCTCTGTGGGACATGGGTGGCCCCTGGCTGTCATCGCCAGTCTAGGTGAGAGGCCTCAAAGAGCTTCATGCGCACAGCCCCGCTTCTGCAAAGCCCCTCCTGCCTGCGGAGTTAGCACTTCACAGGGTCTGGGGGTCAGGGTGGGATGACTTTGGGGCTGCTTATGGGGCAGAGGGGCGGAGTGAGTGGACCGTCCTGACAGCCAACCAGCTGGGCCTCTCATCCTTCCCATGggggccagaggggaggggagggacagtgAGGGGCTCATGGGCCACTTGGGAGCCTGGTCCCCCTGCCCAGCTGCTC
Encoded proteins:
- the LRRC3 gene encoding leucine-rich repeat-containing protein 3, translated to MGPMGRQGPSSMPVPTGGSCLLLLFCLRLGTSCPQSCQCPDHAGAVAVHCSGRGLQEIPKDIPTDAVLLKLDANKIARIPNGAFQHLNQLRELDLSQNAIETIGPAAFSGLAGGLRLLDLSHNHIRRIPKDALGKLSAKIRLSHNPLHCECALQEALWELKLDPDSVDEIACHTAVQEEYVGKPLIQALDSGVSFCSVHHKTTDVAMLLTMFGWFAMVITYVVYYVRQNQEDARRHLEYLKSLPSTPVSKDPISPAP